The genomic interval ttaaaaaaaaaaatcgattttattattaattttatttttatctaaattataaatttatctattttttattaagaatacACATGACTTAGATtatttaaaactgtaaatattattttttttattatttaaaatgtataatttgttatcatctcatctaattattaattatttttaaatttatacataaaataaaataaataatttaaatttaaaaaatttaaaagaaaaataatattaaaaatatatattttttaataattttgaatttctatTTTAACTCATCTGAGAAAGATTCGCatatttataaacaaataaagcgatgattatttaaaataatctgATAGAGTGCTGACTCCGAGCCAACTCAACTTTGCCAACTCCAACCAATTATTTCAACGTGGGGCCCACTTCTACTGTTGGTCCCGAATtgataaatcataaaatttggTTTAGCGACCAACTGATTTGTCTTTTCCGAAGGTATGGGTGGAAAATGAATACCAAATACCCATCTGAGATGAAAATTCTCTCGTTATGTACGTTTGGATGGTGATAAGgtttcaaaagaattataagcagtaggaaaaataaaatgaaagagcAATAAGAAATACATTGGttaaaaagagattatataaaaataaatttataaattgacttaatttgatgtaatacgtcatattataaagttatttttattataaaataaatttaatagattATATGAAGTCACgtaaatttataagtttatttatatatatactctttttatgtatgtattactttttaaaagtaataatataatattaaataatagtaataataaataataaatagtaataaaaaataaataataagtaataaatacaaATGAATCAGTATTACGAGGTATtctgtctctcttttttttttttttaaaataatattatgcagAAATAGAAAGACAATGCCCATACATATAGAATATGAACCGTTTGGTTATAAATATCGCTAAATCAATAACAAGAACTTCCACACTCATTCTACTCCTGTTCCcgatctctttctttctttctgatctTCCTTCTAGCTAGCTTGCGCCATGGATCCCtacaaggtatatatatatatatatattccaaactCATATTTCATTTTGTCATGATCCTTATGCCTACCAATTTCTTAATTCTTCCCGGGGAAGGGGAGTCGTACGCTTCCTAGTTTTCGTTTCTgctgtttattttcttttcattcaccCATGTTTCTTGGATTTGGTTTACAAGAAGGTCCATGCATGTATACAATGATCGATGATCGATCTCAGATCTctaagtgtgtgtgtatatatatatatgatgaattctttttgtttggctagctagctagcttaaattattaattgagaTGTTTAAGGTATCAGAATTAATGATGGTTTGGGAGGAGTACTACTTCTtctatttattaatatgatGCCTGGTCATATATAGTTCCGTACGTTTAGATTTTTAAACGGGTTCACTACTTggagtattatatatatatggccacGTATGATCTATCTATATTATTGTGAAATGGAAAATTCTTCTTATTCCAAGCGACTTCGCGTATCAAATCGTGCACCAATATTGACATGTAAGATAAtcgtttaatgaaacggtgtgaattgaaaatggaaatgatttttgtgatAGAGGACTTTttattctctcaaaattttttcttttatttttcttttcaataaaaaaaatatgtgagagTCAGTATGTGATTTTGTGTGTCAAATCGCTTATACCTAGTAAGACTCTTGTGGAATTTCGTGAAGTTCTTGATCTGTTTGTACACAATATATATGGTCGTTGTGAGCATTTGGATCGATCGATCGGTGCTCTTGATGGAAAGCTTGCTGAATatgggtatatatataataatttgtgTTTACACGATGGCATGCAGTACCGCCCCTCAAGTGCTTACAATACACCCTTCTGGACCACGAACGCTGGGGCTCCCGTTTTTAACAATGACTCAGCCTTAACCGTTGGATCCAGAGGTATTTTCACTACGTACGATTGTTATTTATAGTCACTTAATATAATTGGTAATATACTTGCATCATGTTCATGCTTAGGAGACTCAGTTATAACTCATTAAGGAAAGTAACCCTTGTTAATTTATGCTCAGAATAAGAATTTTTGTTTCGTATTGCCTGCCTCAGATCAGCACACATATATAATCCCatgtttcatatattttttctttagttgaaACGAATAGAGTTGAAATGATGCAGGATTTGTAACACTCTGTTTCTGTTTAATTCACAGGTCCAATTCTCCTTGAAGACTATCATCTGGTTGAAAAACTTGCCAACTTTGAGAGGGAGAGGATCCCCGAACGTGTTGTCCATGCTAGAGGAGCCAGTGCGAAGGGGTTCTTTGAGGTCACCCATGATATTACTCACCTCACGTGTGCCGATTTTCTGCGAGCCCCTGGAGTTCAGACACCTGTGATTGTCCGTTTCTCCACTGTCATCCATGAGCGTGGCAGCCCTGAAACCATTAGGGATCCTCGAGGTTTTGCTGTTAAGTTTTACACGAGAGAGGTGAGGTTTTCTTCTGATATTTCAAGATCAGGATATATATGAACACTCAGAGACTGTATTGGATTGTCgtatttatatatgtgtttgGCTTGACGTTTTTCTTGGTGCTCAGGGTAATTATGATCTTGTGGGAAACAACTTCCCCATCTTTTTCATCCGTGATGCAATGAAATTTCCCGATGTGATCCATGCTTTCAAACCCAACCCTAAGACGAACATCCAGGAGTATTGGAGGGTTATGGACTTCCTCTCCTACCATCCAGAGAGTCTGAACACGTTCATGCTCCTGTTTGATGATATTGGTATTCCACAAGATTACAGACACATTGAAGGCGCAGGTGTTCATACATATACCCTGATCAACAAGGCTGGGAAAGTTACTTATGTTAAATTTCACTGGAAACCCACTCTTGGGGTCAAGTGTTTGTTGGAGGAAGAGGCTATTAGGATTGGAGGAACTAATCACAGCCATGCCACTAAGGATCTGTACGACTCAATTGCGGCTGGAAACTATCCTGAGTGGAAATTCTACATCCAGACAATGGATCCCGAAGATGAGCACAAATTTGACTTTGACCCTCTTGATACAAGCAAAATCTGGCCTGAGGACATCTTGCCTCTGCAGCCAGTTGGCCGCTTGGTCTTGAACAAGAACATCGACAACTTCTTTGCAGAGAATGAGCAACTTGCATTCAACCCTGCTCATGTTGTTCCTGGTATCTACTACTCCAATGACAAGATGCTCCAGGGTCGGATCTTTGCCTATTCTGACACTCACAGGCACCGCCTCGGACCAAACTATCTCCAACTCCCAGTTAATGCACCCAAGTGTGCTCATCACAACAATCACCATGAGGGTTCCATGAATATCATTCACAGGGATGAGGAGGTATTACATTTTTTGTCAATCAGATTCAGACTTGTATGCAAGCAACTTCCTTGGTGTCACCCTGCAGGAATGGTGGAAGATGCCAATTCAGGTGGTATTGTCTATTTATTCTGATCAAATGCTTTAATGCTAAATTTTAGGTAAATTACTACCCCTCGAGGTTTGATCCTGTTTGTCCTGCTGAGAGATTCCCCATTCCACGTGATATACTCTCTGGACTACGTGAGCAGGTTAGTTCCTCGATCCAATTGCATCCTCCTTTTTTCAAAATGTACCTTCGACATGTTGTTGAATGTTCACCTCTGATCATGAAAGACTACTGGTTAATGCAGCGTGTTATTGAGAAGGAGAACAACTTTAAACAGCCAGGAGATAGATACAGATCCTGGGCACCAGACAGGTAACCTGAGTTCCTCAACtgttttaactataaatatatatatataaaaacaaatagatGGGCATGTCAATTTAGCATTAATTTGCTTCTTTTTCACTTATGATTTGATCATGATCTTTTTCCCAGGCAAGATCGATGTGTCCACAGATGGGTTGAGGTTTTGTCTGACCCACGTGTCACCCATGAGATTCGCAGCATCTGGGTCTCATATCTCACTCAGGTGATCCTCTCGATCTCTTTCTATTTAAGTTCTTCAAAGCTGGTTAGAGCTGTCATGATAATTTTGATGTTAACCGTTGGCATGCattggctatatatatgtacagGCTGACAGGTCTCTGGGTCAGAAGGTTGCATCTCGCATTAATGTGAGGCCAACCCTGTGAATTAAGGTGAAGAAAGTTGCACGTTTTTATGAGCTGAAGAGAATCgagaagaagataaaccaaaatGTGAGGGGAAGGGACAAATTAGAGTGTTGTTGATCACATGCATATTTACCGTACTTGTAATATCAGATACTGAAACCTTGGCATGCATCTTGTGTTTGCTTCAATCCAATAAATTATGCCGGTTGTATATCTGCAATTAagttctatttatatttattttgggtcggttttatagaaaataaaatataatataaaaaaaaagatggagaagagagaaagagggaatgAGGCGTTGAAGGTTATATCTTTACTTTCTCAATTGTTATTGAATACAAGCTATACATCTctgtttataagaaaattatattaagataagataaaataaatattattaaaatcaaatcaaaataatatcaaatcaatcaATGCAATATAAGTTATATAACCAGCAGCCTTAAGGTGACAAGTTCTGTGAGGATCCTGTTTTCATATGGTTTGGAATCAAAGTCCAAGGCCCATTTCGTTTATGAATGCACAGGAAAGTGGATTGGCATGATTTGATTCTCGTTTCAGAATTTGCTCAAAGCTGCTTGATCACTGTTAATCTTGCAGCCACTTGCTAAAAATAAAGTAGAATCTTTGGGTTCACCTTGAAGTCCAGTAAGGGGTTATTTGCACTTGATATTATTAAGAGTGACACAATCCGTTAACTCAATATGAACAGGACACGATAAAAGGGAATTAAGATTTAGCCTTAAAGGATTCGGATAAAAACGGATTGACCCGTTTAAGACACAATTGCTTAATGGGTTGATAacaggtcaacccgttatgacccattaagaaagttaaaattacaattatacctTTATACCTACAAAtgaaattgttgaaattttaatttcgatatttttattatttggattataatttttgacttgtagttaattttatatttttttatagatattgtgattttaatatttatataaaattatgttaaatttaactaggtcaaacaaattaatttcggatctattcaactcatttacataaacgggtcaaaataGGTTGATACGACACGATCCGTTATGTTAAtaggtcgtgttagggtttgagattttgacatgaTAAGTTTAACGGGTTAGGTTagagttgacctatatagtataatatacatgtattGATACGGTACGAATACGatccgttaacacgatttgacacatCTAGATATTATTGCTATATTATTGTCTAAACTAAATCCCCATAGGTACatagagttattctattctcatgGCTAGAATTTTTACAACTAGAATATTAGATTGTAAGatatgatttataaaattcaaattttaaatttctcttccaaatttataaattataccatgaaaacactaattaaatttgttatccGTGCATGCTGACTTATAACTAGAATTTTTCACGTACATAACATTGAGTTACTATGTAATATTGAAATGGTGCATCTGGCATATTTAATACACAATCCAAGTCCGAACTGATCGTGACTATTTCTATGGAGAGTTTGACGAAGAAAAGTTTCCCATCTGGCACCCAAATAAGCATTTGTTATGAATCCAATTAAATTGGACTGGGGTTGATGGGCTCTACTCAGttgttatcttttatttttatttgagttgtCAAAGTAGTTTAGTGGTCCATGGGCTCAGTtaatatgagttaaaattgGCCTATGGCCTTAGTTGGTTGCTGCCGAATTAAGTCATCATCTTTTAGTATATGAAGAGAAAAGAGGATCCTTGTTTGGGAGCCTGGAAAGTATATTGCTGAACTGTTGTTATTTTCATTGGAGGAATTGGGACCTCGAATATTCTAAGGCGTAgttattttcatcttcttcattgttATCTTTTGCATGATTGTTACATTCATCTAGTATTATctctctcttgttcttgatcttctttattttctatattaatGTTTCCTTCATGAGAGGGTTCTTTACAGCATTTGATTAATGGtattatttttacaatgaaaaatagtatttacagttttaaagtGTGCAAAGTTATAAATCGACCtatttattctttttgaaaaaaagtaagtaaatttaaaatttacatgaaaaaattattattcaatgacggaccttattattttttaaaaggaatgtgGAGTAGTTTCCTAAAATTAtatcttcttttataatattcCTTTTTAACTTTGTTTGGAACAAAATACAAGAGTCTTGTGGCTAAGGTTAACATTAATAACGCTCACCGTCACTTCTATTAAAAGCGTTCCAAACTTATCTCATAAATATCTAAACTAGTTAACTAAAACTCGTTTTATCTATTTTAGCTAATAATCgttttgtctattttttctattagataacttttttatatcattttatttaaatatattttttattcaatttaaatagttttttttctaactttcattaatttattatattctcaatataattttaatatttttcacattctcttatatattaatgtgattgaaATGTCTCtccactattaaaaataaagaaaatagtcCGATtagaaaactaaaataaaataagaaataagaaatttgtttattttattctttgtgGAGGAGTACCATTTACCATTTTTCATGTCTTACAAAATTTGAAcacaataatattctaattacttTTTCATCATGTGCTATTAATGAAAGTACAAAcgtaataaatataaagaaagataagtaaaagaaaagaaaggtaTGTATTTGCAGTTTTAAACTGTATAAAtctcgtgtatatatatatatatattttttttttttcaaatttaagaaccacatgaaaataattatatttttaactatgGATCATGTTTTTGTTAGAAGGAATacatgatctttaagactatatatatctaatattattaaaaaaaaaatacaaaactcggaagccacatatatatacatgatgtatataatattatatatatatatcttatcctatcctatatatcatatatgtatacatatatatgcatatatatattaattagtaatattACCAGCTTTCAGTACagttcaaattactaaattcacaAACACAGGTTTTTGGCTTTTGGAAGCAATATATCGATCGGGGAAGCAACACACACACCACCTCCCATGCATGCGCCCCAACCGTAAGTGCTGGTTGCGAAAACGTGGATATATAAGGAACGCCCCATGAATGAATGAATCCCTTGCGTGAGTACGTACGTGTAGAAACCCTAGAATGGGGAGAATATTTTGGGAAAGTTTTCCTCTTTTCGTAAACTCTTATTTCACAAATAAGAATGAACAATGCATAATTACAATGAGAAAAACTGATTTATATACATGTCCAAAATAGCTAGAAGTAACTTTTGCCTGCTAAGTTTATTAGCTCTAATACTCCCCATCAAGATGGAACATGAAGATTATGAATGCTCATCTTGGATAAGAGAAAATGAAACTGAACTTTGCCAAGAGCCTTGGTGAAGATGTCGGCCAGTTGATGAgctgaaataatataaaaagtttTGATAACACCTTTGGCTTGTTGCTCCCGTATGAAGTGACAATCAATTTCAACATACTTTGTGCAAGCATGATGATTTGGATTGGCTGCTAAGGATAAAGCAGATTTACTGTCACAATATAAAACTGCAGGTGAGTGATAAGGAATGTGTAAGTCATGAAGAATTTGTAATATCCAAATTACTTCACAACTAGTTGATAATAATGCGCGATACTTTGCTTCAGCTAAACTTCTGGACACTGTAGATTGTTTCTTAGATCCCCAAGAAACCAATGAGTCACCAAGAAAAGGCAAAACCCGGTAATAGATCTTCTGCTATCAACACAGGCAGCCCAATCAGAGTTAGAAAAACCTTTGATTTGTGTAGAATATGAAGCAGGAAAATATAAACCTTGAGCAGGAGTCCCTTTGACATATCGAAAGACTCAATAGGCAGCATCTAAATGTGATTTGCAAGGCTTGTCCATGAATTGTGCTAGGGAATGAACTGAATATGACAAGTCTGGCTGGGTTATGGTAAGATACAATAATCGACCAATGAGCCTCCGATATTGAGATGGATCTTCTAAAAGATTGACATCTGATTTGGTCAATTTAAGTTTAGAATCCATAGGAAATAGAGCAGGTTTACAACCAAGAAAACCAGTATCTTCCAAAACTTCAAGTGCATATTTACGTTGAGAAACAGAAATTCTAGCAATATTGTGAGCTATTTCTAAACCCAAGAAATTCTTAAGCTGATCCAAGTCTTTGATCTTGAATTTATCATGAAGATAAGACTTCACTTAAGTGACACATGACATGTCATTGGAAGCAATTAtgacatcatcaacataaataagaagtgctataaaaaaaagaaccttGTACCTTTGTGAACAAGCTATAATCAGCTTTAGATTGTTCATAACCCAAAGATAATAGAGCAGTAGTCAATTTTTGAAACCATTGGCAGCTGGCCTGCTTCAATCCATATAAAGATTTCTTGACgaagaaaatgaatatgacATATTGTAAGATCAAGAAGAAAGCAGAGTGTGAAGGCAAGCGAAAGAGATGTAGAAACAATAGAATGGGAAGAGTATTTTGGGAAATTATTATTCTTGTTCGTAAACTCTTATTTCACAAATAAGAATGAACAGTGCATAATTACAATGagaaaaacttatttatatacatGTCCAAAATAGCTATAAGCTAACTAACTTAACATAACTAAGAGACTAGAAAAGTAACTTTTGCCAGCTAAGCTTATTAGCTCTAATAGTACGTACGTCCTCCTCAATTATTTCCTACAAATTTATTTCATGCATTTATTATACGTGTCTCCGATTTGAGAAAAAAGTCATAATTTACGTGCTTAATTATTATGTGCTAGGCCAAATACGTTGCTCATATTTCCAAATCAAGAAAATCTGTAATAGATTAATTGCACCCAAAACTCAACAACATTTATGGCAAAATTTCTCTTTgtttattgaatatatatatatatatatatatatatttatatataagaattagGTCTCTCTTAATTAACAAGTAAAAGTTCGTACGTAATATCCATTTAGGCTTTTCGTACCAGTCGGTGATCATAATTAGTGCTATTCAACCTGCATATTAGTGTTAATTatttccatttattttattaatttcactAATTACCAATTTCTAGAACGTAGATTATTAACTAATAAATGATCATATCAtgatcaaataataaattataatagtgatcatatatattaaattggcTACCTtcatagttataaatatatatgtcatgACTACGTTTTTTTTCCCACatgttttatttagttataaATAATCCGAAGTCATGAtgaagtgaaatttttttaaatcaatataaactatatataattaataaattttcctATCAAGCGCCATTGTGAGATGATTTTGCATACTTTTAGTTAAGATTAACTTCATATCATTCTTAGTATATATTGTTAAAAGAACTGATCAACTAGTAATTAACAATTGGCGtcatcataaattatatattagaattaGACGTTGTGTGATGCActgaaaaattatcaattttgttTACAACTTGATAGTGAAAGTACTCTATgtgccatttaaaaaaaattaaatatagaggaaagaagacaaaaaatataaaagactaTGAAATGTTTCATCTCTTAAGATTTTggattatttaatatattatttaatataaagctAGCTAGATGGCATggcttaacagaaacagaactcctacttcaaatagaaaaatgttttagccacaaaaatattctacaaaaataaatctacagcTTAATTGTTGTGGTAtgtttaattgtaaaattaattttattgtaaaataaatataacacgtcatatgaagtcatattaatttatgagtttacttttataatatttatttatgactttagtacttctttttaaaaaattatatatgttatagatTTATCCTTCCCAAATAATTGACAATTAAATCCCTTGCATGTTTCTAAATATGTCTAAATTCAAACCTAAAAAAGAATTTGCAGGCCCGATCACTTGAATCTCTACTACCAGACCTTTCAGATCTGATCTTTGTGGTTGAAAAGAGACAAATGTGTTGTATTCACATGCCGTCACAGATTTCAAAATCTACCGGAGTTGGTCCAAACTGTATAATCCATTCTTTTTCGCATCTATCTTATTGCTttccatatttttaattaaaattaaaaaaaaaagtttgtattTCCAACATTTGTCTGTAGAGGTTGAGTCATTTCTTTCTATAAAGAATGAGGTTGAGTCTCTATTTAGGCAGAGAGTGTTATCTCTTGAACGTTTCTCTGTAGAGAGTATTAGCAATAGTAAAGATCAAATTAGTCACAAGAGGAAATAGCCTCGTTTgatttatgatgtcatgtttgatatgcAGACATTCTAGAATGTATCTGGTCATGGATATAAGTTTCTCTGGTGAATGAATGATGACggtttctcttaaaaaaaaaattacaaaatcacaTTTAGATATTTATATTGATCTGAAAAAACCAATCATGATACAATGAAATCGTCGGTTGAATTAATGAGAGGATGATTAtagccttgtttgttttcgaagataagatgagatgagatgagttgagattaaagttaaaaatttgaataaagtattgttaaaatatattttttaatattatttttgttttgatatttgaaaaagttgaattttttattttattttgtattgaaagttaggaaagttgtaatgattagatgagatgagatgttttcttaaaataaacGAGAGTTTATACACTCCCAAACCAGGCACCATGCCGGCATGCCCCACGAACTGACCTCAACTCCCCTCTCTTCCCACGCACAGACagtgatctctctctctgtgaccCAATTAAGGGCCATGCATGGATCCCTACAAGGTATCCCCATTTGATTCAGCTTTTCATGTTCCTTTTGTCGTTTATAGCCTCGACTTCGAATTTTGTTGTTATTCATGGTGTGCTTTTTgttctcttccctttttttaaaaaaaaaaaaaaaaaatctcttgaattCATTTTACACGGAAGAATTCAGCTTATTTTTGCTTGAGGAGAGCCTTTTTCGGTTTGGACATATAATTGTGACGTTGGATAATTTAGGATCTGATT from Juglans microcarpa x Juglans regia isolate MS1-56 chromosome 4S, Jm3101_v1.0, whole genome shotgun sequence carries:
- the LOC121262923 gene encoding catalase isozyme 3-like gives rise to the protein MDPYKYRPSSAYNTPFWTTNAGAPVFNNDSALTVGSRGPILLEDYHLVEKLANFERERIPERVVHARGASAKGFFEVTHDITHLTCADFLRAPGVQTPVIVRFSTVIHERGSPETIRDPRGFAVKFYTREGNYDLVGNNFPIFFIRDAMKFPDVIHAFKPNPKTNIQEYWRVMDFLSYHPESLNTFMLLFDDIGIPQDYRHIEGAGVHTYTLINKAGKVTYVKFHWKPTLGVKCLLEEEAIRIGGTNHSHATKDLYDSIAAGNYPEWKFYIQTMDPEDEHKFDFDPLDTSKIWPEDILPLQPVGRLVLNKNIDNFFAENEQLAFNPAHVVPGIYYSNDKMLQGRIFAYSDTHRHRLGPNYLQLPVNAPKCAHHNNHHEGSMNIIHRDEEVNYYPSRFDPVCPAERFPIPRDILSGLREQRVIEKENNFKQPGDRYRSWAPDRQDRCVHRWVEVLSDPRVTHEIRSIWVSYLTQADRSLGQKVASRINVRPTL